The Micromonospora sp. NBC_00421 genome contains a region encoding:
- a CDS encoding aminotransferase class V-fold PLP-dependent enzyme, whose translation MELEQARKLWQPEPGWLNTASYGLPPEPVWTAVQDALADWRVGRTSWEVWGEATERSRQAFAGLVGVPAADVTVGSTVSQLLAPVAAALPAGATVVVPEVEFTSNLFPWLVQEERGVRVRTVPLAGLCDAIDADTDLVAFSLVQSADGVVAPYAEIVAAARAHGAWVVVDATQACGWLPFDASLADAVAVGAYKWLMAPRGSALAYLAPALRERMRPDAAGWYAGKDPHSTYYGPPLRLADDARRFDISPAWFSWVGTAPALELVAELDPAVIGEYDVALANRFLAGLGQPPGHSAIVAVEVPDARQRLARAGVRAAVRAGQVRVAFHLYTTEADVDLAVAALTD comes from the coding sequence ATGGAGCTGGAACAGGCACGCAAGCTGTGGCAGCCGGAGCCCGGCTGGTTGAACACCGCCAGCTACGGGCTCCCACCCGAGCCGGTCTGGACGGCGGTGCAGGACGCGCTGGCCGACTGGCGGGTGGGGCGTACCTCGTGGGAGGTGTGGGGGGAGGCGACCGAGCGGTCCCGGCAGGCCTTCGCCGGGCTGGTCGGGGTGCCGGCGGCGGACGTCACGGTCGGCAGCACCGTGTCGCAGCTGCTCGCGCCGGTCGCCGCCGCCCTGCCGGCCGGGGCCACAGTGGTCGTCCCGGAGGTCGAGTTCACCTCCAACCTCTTCCCCTGGCTGGTGCAGGAGGAACGGGGGGTGCGGGTGCGCACCGTGCCGCTGGCCGGGTTGTGCGACGCGATCGACGCCGACACCGACCTGGTGGCGTTCAGCCTGGTGCAGTCCGCCGACGGGGTCGTCGCCCCGTACGCCGAGATCGTGGCCGCGGCCCGCGCGCACGGCGCGTGGGTGGTGGTGGACGCCACCCAGGCGTGTGGATGGTTGCCGTTCGACGCCTCGCTTGCCGACGCGGTCGCGGTCGGGGCGTACAAGTGGCTGATGGCGCCGCGCGGCTCGGCGCTGGCCTACCTGGCACCGGCGCTGCGGGAGCGGATGCGCCCGGACGCCGCCGGCTGGTACGCGGGCAAGGACCCGCACTCCACCTACTACGGTCCGCCGCTGCGGTTGGCCGACGACGCCCGCCGGTTCGACATCTCCCCGGCCTGGTTCAGTTGGGTGGGCACCGCACCGGCCCTGGAACTGGTCGCCGAGCTCGACCCGGCGGTGATCGGGGAGTACGACGTGGCGCTGGCGAACCGGTTCCTGGCCGGGCTGGGGCAACCACCGGGGCACAGCGCGATCGTCGCGGTGGAGGTGCCCGACGCGCGGCAGCGGTTGGCGCGGGCCGGGGTGCGGGCGGCGGTCCGCGCCGGGCAGGTGCGGGTCGCGTTCCACCTCTACACCACCGAGGCGGACGTGGACCTGGCCGTGGCGGCACTCACCGACTGA
- a CDS encoding transcriptional regulator: MLTDPMPVQTVETARKRLSAAAEDLDANLVAALVLEFAAEVGVAAVWEGLCVPLLAGLRGRDAAEIAVEHAVSEGVRIGLDVHRRDPGRRLRTDGVLLAGAEHELHCLGLHAVAAALREQGRGCVHLGPALPWAALRSAVLRARPRVVVVWSQTPVTGRAYRLVRFGRDFPEVRVYAAGPGWIEPLPPPSTRLTSFSAALVACGVPVRPAPPSAGAG; this comes from the coding sequence GTGTTGACAGATCCGATGCCGGTCCAGACCGTCGAGACGGCGCGCAAGCGGCTCTCGGCGGCCGCCGAGGACCTCGACGCGAACCTGGTCGCCGCGCTGGTGCTGGAGTTCGCCGCCGAGGTCGGGGTGGCGGCGGTCTGGGAGGGGCTCTGCGTGCCGCTGCTGGCCGGGTTGCGCGGGCGCGACGCCGCCGAGATCGCCGTCGAACACGCGGTGTCCGAGGGCGTCCGGATCGGGCTGGACGTGCACCGGCGCGACCCCGGTCGGCGGTTGCGCACCGACGGCGTGCTGCTCGCCGGGGCCGAGCACGAGCTGCACTGCCTGGGTCTGCACGCGGTGGCCGCCGCGCTGCGCGAGCAGGGCCGGGGCTGTGTGCACCTCGGGCCGGCCCTGCCCTGGGCGGCGCTGCGGTCCGCCGTCCTGCGGGCCCGCCCGCGGGTCGTGGTGGTCTGGTCGCAGACGCCGGTCACCGGCCGCGCGTACCGCCTGGTCCGCTTCGGCCGCGACTTCCCCGAGGTACGCGTGTACGCCGCCGGCCCGGGGTGGATCGAGCCCTTACCGCCCCCGTCGACCCGGCTGACCAGCTTCTCCGCCGCGCTGGTCGCCTGCGGCGTGCCGGTCCGACCCGCGCCGCCCTCCGCCGGTGCGGGGTGA
- a CDS encoding 3-hydroxybutyrate dehydrogenase gives MTAEPVALPHVVHVDLAGRRALVTGGGSGIGRACALRLAAAGAAVRVVDRNVEAARAVAAEAGGRAEGVDLADPEAVAGLDADVDIVVNNAGLQHVAPVPDFPVERFTHLHRVMVEAPFQIIRRALPHMYARRWGRIVNISSVHGLRASPYKVAYVSAKHALEGLSKVVALEGAAHGVTANCINPAYVRTALVEGQIADQAARHGIGEDEVVEKIMLARAAIKRLIEPAEVAELVAYLCAPPAAFITGASIPLDGGWTAS, from the coding sequence ATGACGGCAGAACCCGTGGCGCTCCCCCATGTCGTACACGTCGACCTCGCCGGTCGGCGTGCCCTGGTGACCGGTGGTGGCAGCGGCATCGGCCGGGCCTGTGCGCTGCGGCTCGCGGCGGCCGGCGCGGCGGTGCGGGTGGTGGACCGCAACGTCGAGGCGGCCAGGGCGGTGGCCGCCGAGGCGGGCGGGCGGGCGGAGGGGGTCGACCTGGCCGACCCCGAGGCGGTGGCGGGCCTCGACGCGGACGTCGACATCGTGGTCAACAACGCCGGGCTCCAGCACGTCGCCCCGGTGCCGGACTTTCCCGTCGAACGCTTCACCCACCTGCACCGGGTGATGGTCGAGGCGCCCTTCCAGATCATCCGCCGGGCGCTGCCGCACATGTACGCCCGCCGCTGGGGGCGGATCGTCAACATCTCCTCCGTGCACGGCCTGCGCGCCTCCCCCTACAAGGTGGCGTACGTGTCGGCCAAGCACGCCCTGGAGGGGCTGTCCAAGGTGGTCGCCCTGGAGGGCGCGGCACACGGGGTCACCGCCAACTGCATCAACCCGGCGTACGTGCGGACCGCGCTGGTGGAGGGTCAGATCGCCGACCAGGCGGCCCGGCACGGCATCGGCGAGGACGAGGTGGTCGAAAAGATCATGCTGGCCCGGGCCGCGATCAAGCGGCTGATCGAGCCGGCGGAGGTGGCCGAACTGGTGGCGTACCTGTGCGCGCCGCCGGCCGCCTTCATCACCGGCGCGTCGATCCCCCTCGACGGGGGCTGGACGGCGAGCTAG
- a CDS encoding MFS transporter has product MQPHENTGHPRRWAILGVLVISLLVVVLDNTILNVALRTLADPVHGLGASQGELEWAINSYTLVFAGLLFTFGVLGDRVGRRRFLLVGLVLFGLSSLLSAYAQSPGQLIAARALMGVGGAAIMPVTLSIISNVFDPRERGRAIGVWAGAVGLAVAIGPILGGALLEHFWWGSVFLINVPVVAVGVVLVALLVPESRDPRPGRVDVLGVLLSVVGLIALTYGIIDGGEHGFGRVTVWAAILGGVAVLAWFVAHERRSDHPSLDVRLFRVPRFAAPVAIVGLVFFAAMGVMFFSSFYMQLVRGYSPLETGLCFLPFAGAQLVFAPRSAAMVRRYGGRSVATVGLVLTAVSLAAFAFIEADTPLWVVLVAFFLQGVGMANIMPPATESIMSALPREKAGVGSAVSNTVRQIAGALGVAVIGSVLSAVYRQDIASALDGLPAPARESANESVSGAYAAAAQLGPAAPKLIAAANDSFVSAMHWAAAISTVVAALGILIVLRWMPGRPATATTTTPVEERELAGTT; this is encoded by the coding sequence ATGCAACCGCACGAGAACACCGGACATCCGAGACGGTGGGCGATCCTGGGCGTGCTGGTGATCAGCCTGCTCGTCGTCGTCCTCGACAACACCATCCTCAACGTCGCCCTGCGCACCCTGGCCGACCCGGTGCACGGCCTCGGGGCCAGCCAGGGCGAGCTGGAATGGGCGATCAACTCCTACACCCTCGTCTTCGCCGGCCTGCTGTTCACCTTCGGGGTCCTCGGCGACCGGGTCGGCCGCCGCCGGTTCCTGCTCGTCGGTCTGGTCCTGTTCGGCCTGTCGTCGCTGCTGTCGGCGTACGCGCAGAGCCCCGGCCAGCTGATCGCGGCCCGTGCCCTGATGGGCGTCGGCGGCGCGGCGATCATGCCGGTGACCCTGTCGATCATCTCCAACGTCTTCGACCCCCGGGAACGGGGCCGCGCGATCGGCGTCTGGGCCGGCGCGGTCGGCCTGGCGGTGGCGATCGGCCCGATCCTCGGCGGCGCGCTGCTGGAGCACTTCTGGTGGGGTTCGGTATTCCTGATCAACGTGCCGGTGGTGGCGGTCGGGGTGGTGCTGGTGGCCCTGCTGGTGCCCGAGTCCCGCGACCCCCGACCGGGCCGGGTCGACGTGCTCGGCGTGCTGCTCTCGGTCGTCGGGCTGATCGCGCTGACCTACGGCATCATCGACGGCGGTGAGCACGGCTTCGGCCGGGTGACGGTGTGGGCCGCCATCCTCGGCGGGGTGGCGGTGCTCGCCTGGTTCGTCGCGCACGAGCGGCGCAGCGACCACCCGTCGCTGGACGTCCGGTTGTTCCGGGTGCCCCGGTTCGCCGCGCCGGTGGCGATCGTCGGCCTGGTGTTCTTCGCCGCGATGGGCGTGATGTTCTTCAGCTCCTTCTACATGCAACTGGTCCGGGGCTACAGCCCGCTGGAGACCGGCCTGTGCTTCCTGCCGTTCGCCGGTGCCCAGCTGGTCTTCGCCCCCCGCAGCGCCGCGATGGTGCGTCGCTACGGCGGCCGGTCGGTCGCCACGGTCGGCCTCGTGCTGACCGCCGTGTCGCTTGCCGCCTTCGCCTTCATCGAGGCCGACACGCCGCTCTGGGTGGTGCTGGTGGCCTTCTTCCTCCAGGGTGTCGGGATGGCGAACATCATGCCGCCGGCCACCGAGTCGATCATGTCGGCGCTGCCCCGGGAGAAGGCCGGCGTCGGGTCGGCGGTGAGCAACACCGTCCGTCAGATCGCCGGTGCGCTGGGCGTCGCGGTCATCGGTTCGGTGCTCTCCGCGGTCTACCGGCAGGACATCGCCTCGGCCCTCGACGGCCTGCCGGCCCCCGCCCGGGAGTCGGCCAACGAGTCCGTCTCCGGGGCGTACGCGGCGGCGGCGCAGCTCGGCCCGGCGGCGCCGAAGCTGATCGCGGCGGCCAACGACTCCTTCGTCTCGGCGATGCACTGGGCGGCGGCGATCTCCACGGTGGTGGCCGCCCTCGGCATCCTCATCGTGCTGCGCTGGATGCCGGGTCGGCCCGCCACCGCCACCACCACGACGCCGGTGGAGGAGCGGGAACTGGCCGGGACCACATAG
- the ruvC gene encoding crossover junction endodeoxyribonuclease RuvC — translation MRVLGVDPGLTRCGVGVVEGVPGRPCTLVAYYVVYTDPADDLSLRLLHLDRSLTDLVAEHRPDAVAVERVFSQHNVRTVMGTAQASGIAVLAGARAGLPVQTYTPSEVKAAVTGSGQADKKQMTTMVTRLLRLAEPPKPADAADALALAICHVWRGGTRSKLAVAADRARRGGAR, via the coding sequence GTGCGCGTGCTGGGCGTCGATCCGGGGCTGACCCGGTGCGGGGTCGGCGTGGTCGAGGGCGTGCCGGGGCGGCCCTGCACGCTTGTCGCCTACTACGTCGTCTACACCGATCCCGCCGACGACCTGTCCCTGCGCCTGCTGCACCTGGACCGGTCGCTGACCGACCTGGTGGCCGAGCACCGGCCCGACGCGGTCGCCGTCGAACGGGTGTTCAGCCAGCACAACGTGCGCACCGTGATGGGCACCGCCCAGGCCAGCGGGATCGCCGTACTGGCCGGGGCGCGGGCCGGGCTGCCGGTGCAGACCTACACGCCGAGCGAGGTCAAGGCGGCGGTGACCGGCTCCGGTCAGGCCGACAAGAAGCAGATGACCACCATGGTCACCCGATTGCTGCGGCTGGCCGAGCCGCCAAAGCCGGCCGACGCGGCCGACGCCCTGGCCCTGGCCATCTGCCACGTGTGGCGCGGCGGCACCCGGTCCAAGTTGGCAGTCGCCGCCGACCGGGCACGACGAGGAGGAGCGCGATGA
- a CDS encoding SPFH domain-containing protein, whose translation MPVGFTFAVILAIGLAIAGAVALLARHRDVKRIAALVALGCLAGALLFGVGASAHSVPIRSVGIVTSFNKPTGEVTGSGLKWVAPWQKVGEWDAGRQKYDHIGGDQCVRVRTGTLADACVEVLIEWQVKPENAPKQFMDYKGDFESFRGQRVGVQLDSAVNDAFAAYNPLEKIDARTGNLNVDLKPFAEGIRGNAEGRLSGDVDILSVTITRVNHDDKTEGNIKAFQDKLAQTRNLEQDRKNADIQKQITETNAKVDKVSRCLEIAEKNGSTPGLCINPGIVTGGK comes from the coding sequence GTGCCGGTCGGCTTCACATTCGCCGTCATCCTCGCGATCGGGCTGGCGATCGCCGGCGCGGTGGCGCTCCTCGCCCGCCACCGGGACGTCAAGCGCATCGCCGCCCTGGTCGCGCTCGGCTGCCTGGCCGGCGCGCTGCTCTTCGGTGTGGGGGCCAGCGCGCACTCCGTGCCGATCCGTTCGGTCGGCATCGTCACCAGTTTCAACAAGCCGACCGGCGAGGTCACCGGCTCCGGGCTGAAGTGGGTCGCCCCCTGGCAGAAGGTCGGCGAGTGGGACGCCGGCCGGCAGAAGTACGACCACATCGGCGGCGACCAGTGTGTCCGGGTCCGCACCGGCACCCTCGCCGACGCCTGCGTGGAGGTGCTGATCGAGTGGCAGGTCAAGCCCGAGAACGCGCCGAAGCAGTTCATGGACTACAAGGGCGACTTCGAGAGCTTCCGGGGTCAGCGGGTGGGGGTGCAGCTGGACAGCGCGGTCAACGACGCCTTCGCCGCGTACAACCCGCTGGAGAAGATCGACGCCCGGACGGGCAACCTGAACGTCGACCTCAAGCCGTTCGCCGAGGGCATCCGGGGCAACGCCGAGGGCCGTCTCTCCGGCGACGTCGACATCCTGTCCGTCACCATCACCCGGGTCAACCACGACGACAAGACCGAGGGCAACATCAAGGCCTTCCAGGACAAGCTCGCGCAGACCCGCAACCTCGAACAGGACCGCAAGAACGCCGACATCCAGAAGCAGATCACCGAGACCAACGCCAAGGTCGACAAGGTGTCCCGCTGTCTGGAGATCGCGGAGAAGAACGGCAGCACCCCCGGGCTGTGCATCAACCCGGGAATCGTCACCGGCGGCAAGTGA
- a CDS encoding helix-turn-helix domain-containing protein: MGGMSSPVEFLELLAREAAAVEFEGPLVAARAAGLPPERLAELEQAKLVALRVRGLLERRRRRESELSGLYDTAGDLAGLRDLDDVLRAIVHRARHLLGADVAYMTLNDDERGDTYMRVTDGSISAAFQRLRLELGDGLGGLVAQTGTPYVTANYAEDERFHHTGEIDSGVGEEGLVAILGVPLRLGSSVIGVLYAANRSARPFAREEVSLLVSLAAHAAVAIDTARLLAETRAALAELSAANTTIRAHSSSVERAAAAHDRMTALVLRGGGMPDVAAAVTDVLGGALLALDAEGRLLARVGELGEPDRADLVEAVAASRTEGRSVRRGDRWYAAVVAGTENLGALVLRPDGDLVDADQRILERAALVTALLLLFRRTVAEAEGRVRGELLDDLIARPLRDTDALRSRARRLGVDLDAPHVLVAVGDDAFAATGSARLRVLSWATTYASTRSGLAAARDGRVVLMLPGGDAGGSARAVARDLSRVTGRPVTAGASGPTVGPTALAAAFTEADRCLTALGALGRVGEGASTAELGFVGLLLGTVGDQGERDVTRFLTATVGPVVDYDARRGTALVRTLEAYFGVGGSLARAAEQLHVHVNTVTQRLERVGQLLGPDWQRPERALEVQLALRLHRLRTPG; this comes from the coding sequence ATGGGCGGCATGTCGTCGCCGGTCGAGTTCCTGGAGTTGCTCGCCCGGGAGGCGGCGGCTGTCGAGTTCGAGGGTCCGCTGGTGGCCGCCCGGGCCGCCGGGCTGCCCCCGGAGCGGCTGGCCGAGCTGGAGCAGGCCAAGCTGGTGGCGCTGCGGGTACGCGGCCTGCTGGAGCGTCGCCGCCGCCGGGAGAGCGAGCTGTCCGGGCTGTACGACACCGCCGGTGACCTGGCCGGGCTGCGCGACCTGGACGACGTGCTGCGGGCCATCGTGCACCGGGCCCGGCACCTGCTCGGCGCGGACGTGGCCTACATGACGCTCAACGACGACGAACGCGGTGACACCTACATGCGGGTCACCGACGGGTCGATCTCGGCGGCGTTCCAGCGGCTGCGGTTGGAGCTGGGCGACGGGCTGGGTGGCCTGGTGGCGCAGACCGGCACCCCGTACGTGACCGCGAACTACGCCGAGGACGAGCGGTTCCACCACACCGGTGAGATCGACTCCGGGGTGGGCGAGGAGGGGCTGGTGGCGATCCTCGGGGTGCCGCTGCGCCTCGGGTCGAGCGTCATCGGGGTGCTCTACGCGGCGAACCGGTCGGCCCGCCCGTTCGCCCGGGAGGAGGTGTCGTTGCTGGTCTCGTTGGCCGCGCACGCGGCGGTGGCGATCGACACCGCCCGGCTGCTGGCCGAGACCCGGGCCGCGCTGGCCGAGCTGTCGGCGGCCAACACCACCATCCGGGCGCACAGCAGTTCGGTGGAGCGGGCGGCGGCGGCGCACGACCGGATGACCGCGTTGGTGCTGCGCGGCGGCGGGATGCCGGACGTGGCGGCGGCCGTCACCGACGTGCTGGGCGGGGCGTTGCTGGCGCTGGACGCCGAGGGTCGGCTGCTGGCCCGGGTGGGCGAGCTCGGCGAGCCGGACCGGGCCGACCTGGTGGAGGCGGTGGCGGCCTCCCGTACCGAGGGGCGCAGCGTGCGGCGGGGCGACCGCTGGTACGCCGCCGTGGTGGCCGGCACCGAGAACCTGGGCGCGTTGGTGCTGCGTCCCGACGGTGACCTGGTCGACGCCGACCAGCGGATCCTGGAACGGGCGGCGCTGGTGACCGCGCTGCTGCTGCTGTTCCGGCGGACGGTCGCCGAGGCGGAGGGCCGGGTCCGGGGTGAGCTGCTCGACGACCTGATCGCCCGGCCGTTGCGGGACACCGACGCGCTGCGCAGCCGGGCCCGCCGGCTCGGGGTGGACCTGGACGCCCCGCACGTGCTGGTGGCGGTGGGTGACGACGCGTTCGCGGCGACCGGTTCGGCCCGGCTGCGGGTGTTGTCCTGGGCCACCACGTACGCCTCGACCCGCAGTGGACTCGCCGCGGCCCGCGACGGACGGGTGGTGCTGATGCTGCCGGGGGGCGACGCCGGGGGCAGCGCCCGCGCGGTGGCCCGGGACCTGTCCCGGGTGACCGGTCGGCCGGTGACCGCCGGGGCGAGCGGGCCGACGGTCGGTCCGACGGCGTTGGCGGCGGCCTTCACCGAGGCGGACCGCTGCCTCACCGCGCTGGGGGCGTTGGGCCGGGTCGGCGAGGGGGCGAGCACCGCGGAGCTGGGCTTCGTCGGGCTGCTCCTGGGCACCGTCGGCGACCAGGGGGAACGGGACGTGACCCGGTTCCTCACCGCGACCGTGGGGCCGGTGGTCGACTACGACGCGCGGCGGGGCACCGCGCTGGTGCGCACCCTGGAGGCGTACTTCGGGGTGGGTGGCAGCCTGGCCCGGGCGGCCGAGCAGCTGCACGTGCACGTCAACACGGTGACCCAGCGGCTGGAGCGGGTCGGGCAGCTGCTCGGGCCGGACTGGCAGCGGCCGGAGCGGGCACTGGAGGTGCAGCTGGCGCTGCGCCTGCACCGGCTGCGTACCCCCGGCTGA
- a CDS encoding TetR/AcrR family transcriptional regulator: protein MSETNPTTDAPRSPGRPRSIRADEAIIEATLDLLAEGSTLEALSIEAIAARAGVGKATIYRRWAGKDALLLDALRRLKGVAAQPAGHSVRDDLVLLVGAVGRNIDPRAARIMPCLVPEVNRSPDHFMLYQNIIEPRRKLMREVLRRGVGTGELRADLDIEVAMALLTGPMLIQRLLRWHPELDDGLLPEKVVDGVLAGLRPR from the coding sequence ATGTCGGAGACGAACCCCACCACGGATGCTCCGCGGTCGCCCGGGCGACCGCGGAGCATCCGTGCGGACGAAGCCATCATCGAGGCCACCCTCGACCTGCTCGCCGAGGGCAGCACCCTCGAGGCGCTGTCGATCGAGGCGATCGCCGCCCGCGCCGGGGTGGGCAAGGCCACCATCTACCGCCGTTGGGCGGGCAAGGACGCCCTGCTGCTGGACGCGCTGCGCCGGCTCAAGGGGGTCGCCGCGCAACCCGCCGGGCACTCCGTCCGCGACGACCTGGTGCTGCTGGTCGGCGCGGTAGGGCGCAACATAGACCCGCGGGCCGCCCGGATCATGCCGTGCCTGGTGCCCGAGGTGAACCGCAGCCCGGACCACTTCATGCTCTACCAGAACATCATCGAGCCCCGGCGGAAGCTGATGCGGGAGGTGCTGCGCCGTGGGGTCGGCACCGGTGAGCTGCGGGCCGATCTCGACATCGAGGTGGCTATGGCGCTGCTCACCGGGCCGATGCTGATCCAGCGCCTGCTGCGCTGGCACCCGGAGCTGGACGACGGGCTCCTCCCGGAGAAGGTCGTCGACGGGGTGCTGGCCGGCCTGCGGCCACGCTGA